In Bremerella alba, one DNA window encodes the following:
- the pgsB gene encoding poly-gamma-glutamate synthase PgsB, translated as MATTVLLITIGLLIVYGIWELYRHRQKLAKIPIRVHVNGTRGKSSVARLIAAGLRASGMRTCCKTTGTLPRMIVPSGTEYPVFRPSRANVIEQVRIVDMAVEFEAEALVIECMALRPNLQWLCENKLVRATHGVITNAREDHLDVMGPTEKDVAWALAGMVPVKTKLFTAERDHLDVFEHASHDRATQLIAITEEDVEQITPLDLAGFMYVEHAENVALALRVCSDLGVDRATALRGMWEAKPDPGAMTAHEMDFFGRKIHFVNGFAANDPESTERIWKMALERYPEVERRVLVVNCRQDRPDRSQQLGQSVTKWPPADYYVLIGTGTYIFAKTATEAGIDPLKLVFAEDLPAPDIFETLLEYSGKTSLIMGIANIGGVGLDVVRYFANRSTQKTFK; from the coding sequence ATGGCAACGACAGTTCTCCTGATCACCATCGGTCTTTTGATCGTGTATGGGATCTGGGAGCTTTACCGACATCGGCAAAAGCTCGCCAAGATCCCCATCCGCGTGCACGTCAACGGCACACGCGGCAAGTCGAGCGTAGCCCGTTTGATTGCCGCTGGGCTGCGTGCTTCCGGCATGCGAACCTGCTGCAAAACGACTGGTACGCTCCCCCGGATGATTGTTCCCAGCGGAACCGAATATCCGGTATTTCGCCCTTCCCGGGCCAACGTCATCGAACAGGTCCGCATTGTCGACATGGCCGTCGAGTTTGAAGCGGAAGCCCTGGTGATTGAATGCATGGCCCTGCGTCCGAATTTGCAGTGGTTGTGCGAAAACAAGCTAGTTCGGGCCACGCACGGCGTGATCACCAATGCCCGCGAAGACCACCTCGACGTGATGGGCCCGACCGAAAAGGACGTGGCCTGGGCGCTGGCCGGCATGGTTCCGGTGAAAACGAAACTGTTTACCGCCGAGCGCGATCACCTCGATGTCTTCGAGCATGCCAGCCATGACCGTGCGACCCAGTTGATTGCAATCACTGAAGAAGACGTCGAGCAGATCACGCCGCTCGACCTGGCTGGCTTCATGTATGTGGAACATGCCGAGAACGTGGCCCTAGCCCTACGTGTGTGCTCCGACTTGGGCGTCGATCGTGCGACCGCATTGCGGGGGATGTGGGAAGCCAAGCCCGACCCCGGAGCGATGACGGCTCACGAGATGGATTTCTTCGGCCGGAAGATTCACTTCGTCAACGGTTTCGCCGCGAACGACCCGGAATCGACCGAACGCATTTGGAAGATGGCCCTGGAAAGATACCCCGAAGTGGAACGCCGTGTGTTGGTGGTCAACTGCCGCCAGGACCGGCCCGACCGCTCGCAGCAGTTGGGCCAGTCGGTCACCAAGTGGCCGCCGGCCGACTATTACGTACTGATCGGAACAGGGACCTACATCTTCGCCAAGACAGCTACCGAAGCTGGGATTGATCCGTTGAAGTTGGTCTTCGCGGAAGACCTGCCGGCGCCTGATATTTTCGAGACGCTCTTGGAATACTCAGGCAAGACATCGCTGATTATGGGAATCGCAAATATTGGTGGCGTCGGCCTCGACGTCGTTCGCTACTTCGCAAATCGCAGCACACAGAAGACTTTTAAATAA
- the pgsC gene encoding poly-gamma-glutamate biosynthesis protein PgsC: MGIVTVAIGVGLAVSLVFSELFGLAAGGMVVPGYFALFLDQPINISMTVVAALLTFFLIHLLSNIVIVYGKRRTVLMILVGFLVRSLFDALPVWALAPLQALQVQQPLEAAEPVQVIGYIIPGLIAIWLDRQGVVETLSALFIASTAIRLILILAFGTEIQL, translated from the coding sequence ATGGGAATCGTTACCGTTGCAATTGGGGTTGGCCTGGCAGTCAGCCTTGTGTTTTCCGAACTATTCGGATTGGCCGCCGGTGGCATGGTGGTACCAGGCTACTTTGCGTTGTTTTTGGATCAGCCCATCAATATCAGCATGACGGTCGTTGCCGCCTTGCTGACATTCTTCCTGATTCATCTGCTTTCCAACATCGTGATCGTGTACGGCAAACGCCGCACGGTACTGATGATTTTGGTGGGCTTTTTGGTGCGTTCGCTGTTCGATGCCCTGCCGGTCTGGGCACTCGCTCCGCTGCAAGCGTTGCAAGTGCAACAGCCGTTGGAAGCCGCTGAGCCGGTCCAAGTGATCGGCTACATCATTCCCGGGCTGATCGCCATCTGGCTCGATCGCCAAGGCGTGGTGGAAACGCTGAGCGCTCTGTTTATCGCCTCGACGGCGATTCGTCTGATCCTTATTCTCGCTTTCGGTACGGAAATTCAACTGTGA
- the pgsW gene encoding poly-gamma-glutamate system protein, with translation MKKIYWRPKTVSRTALMLIASVAVAGLAIVENVRVERKTRYFDEKLAATELAARGMEKLYLTRAELGYAIDPSLDPGRSGMVGLTNSSVTSMVGDLPSKLASANPNFAAIFVDMLKETGVQDGDVVALGISGSFPALNLCMFSALETLGAKPIVVASGSSSQWGANIPELLWIDMERILYDEGIIKTRSIAASLGGDNDRGLGLPENGIEIIRKSIERNKLPLIEKRVKESTDERMKLYHQHAAEKPIKCYINIGGGVVSTGRALGKESFKTGINLLPPPNIDQIDGVAPRFIQDGIPVIHIVNAAMIAEQNGLPVPPTSYPEIGAGPVFIVNDYNRILTAILLVLIVGGLYGFIRSDIGFRLLRVASPKKTSGPPEPMV, from the coding sequence GTGAAGAAGATTTATTGGCGTCCTAAAACAGTCTCTCGCACGGCACTCATGCTGATCGCATCGGTCGCCGTAGCGGGACTGGCGATCGTGGAGAATGTCCGCGTCGAGCGGAAGACACGCTACTTTGATGAAAAGCTGGCTGCCACCGAACTGGCTGCCCGAGGGATGGAAAAGCTGTACCTGACCCGCGCCGAATTGGGCTACGCGATAGATCCTTCGCTCGACCCAGGCCGCAGCGGCATGGTCGGGCTGACCAACTCGTCGGTCACGAGCATGGTTGGCGATCTTCCCTCCAAGCTGGCGTCGGCTAACCCAAACTTTGCCGCGATCTTTGTCGATATGCTCAAGGAAACCGGCGTCCAAGACGGGGACGTCGTGGCCCTGGGTATTAGCGGTTCGTTCCCTGCGCTCAATCTGTGTATGTTTTCGGCCCTGGAAACACTGGGGGCCAAACCGATTGTGGTCGCTTCAGGAAGCAGCTCGCAGTGGGGAGCCAACATCCCGGAACTGCTGTGGATCGATATGGAGCGGATCCTGTACGACGAAGGGATCATCAAGACGCGGAGCATCGCGGCTTCGCTTGGCGGCGATAACGACCGAGGGCTGGGCCTGCCAGAAAATGGCATCGAGATCATCCGCAAGTCGATCGAACGGAACAAACTGCCGTTGATCGAAAAACGTGTCAAAGAGAGCACGGACGAACGGATGAAGCTCTACCACCAACATGCGGCCGAAAAACCGATCAAGTGTTACATCAATATTGGTGGTGGGGTCGTTTCGACCGGGCGGGCCCTCGGCAAGGAATCTTTTAAGACCGGAATCAATTTGCTGCCGCCGCCGAACATCGACCAGATCGACGGCGTGGCTCCCCGATTCATTCAAGACGGGATCCCGGTGATTCACATCGTGAACGCCGCGATGATTGCCGAACAGAACGGTTTGCCGGTTCCTCCGACCAGCTACCCAGAAATTGGCGCCGGGCCAGTCTTTATCGTGAACGACTATAACCGCATTCTGACCGCTATTTTGCTGGTCCTGATCGTGGGTGGGCTATACGGTTTTATTCGGTCCGATATTGGCTTCCGACTGCTGCGGGTAGCTTCGCCCAAGAAGACCAGTGGCCCCCCAGAGCCAATGGTTTAG
- a CDS encoding DUF6580 family putative transport protein, which yields MSQAFESPVKRTHHLRVWLVVGACLIYCVLLRVLPYALTAMGAQNDWFSQNFPWSLTPILAVGMLSGALFSNRFAAAGLMLGALVASDVGIWLASGHIDWAFYPGTPFNYLCLLATILLGYALRNDRSWIKPIGMGVLASVLYFVVSNFGSWLTLQEYTKDISGLIQCYISALPFFRNLLAGTCLGTVVLFCPLLLNAIAPIEDNGQLEQSDPSTAR from the coding sequence ATGTCCCAGGCCTTTGAATCCCCTGTGAAGCGTACCCATCATCTGCGAGTCTGGCTCGTGGTGGGTGCCTGCTTGATCTATTGTGTCCTGCTGCGGGTACTTCCCTATGCCCTGACGGCCATGGGAGCCCAGAATGATTGGTTTTCGCAAAACTTTCCCTGGTCGCTGACACCGATTTTAGCCGTGGGCATGTTGAGTGGAGCCTTGTTCTCCAATCGTTTTGCCGCCGCCGGCCTTATGCTTGGTGCTTTAGTTGCCAGTGATGTTGGCATCTGGCTGGCCTCAGGCCATATCGACTGGGCCTTCTATCCGGGAACTCCCTTCAACTATCTCTGCCTGCTGGCCACGATCCTACTAGGCTACGCGCTGAGGAATGATCGAAGCTGGATCAAACCTATCGGCATGGGCGTGCTGGCCAGTGTGCTCTATTTCGTTGTCTCCAATTTCGGTAGCTGGCTGACACTGCAAGAATACACCAAAGACATTAGCGGCCTGATCCAGTGCTATATAAGCGCCTTGCCGTTCTTTCGCAATCTTCTCGCGGGCACGTGCCTTGGCACCGTCGTTCTCTTTTGCCCACTGCTTCTCAATGCGATAGCTCCTATCGAAGACAACGGCCAGCTCGAGCAATCCGACCCTTCCACCGCAAGGTAG
- a CDS encoding TrkH family potassium uptake protein: MAQLTGSIVKYPARNLVAWYVGLIVVGTIVLTLSICRGAGAPEITFLDAFFTATSAGCVTGLAVRSTPHDFSFTGQLAILLLIQVGGIGIMSITTFAMFNLGSKPSLRARAILTETLGADDNTDLKWILQHVLLVTVVSEGIGFAILLARNLFLYEPGKAAWHALFHSVSAFCNAGFSLHDDSLVSFQGDVIVNVTISGLIIVGGIGFPVLLDLYKNWRRGPLEGWVNLHLHSKFMLFGTAFFLLAGFGGFLFLEWNGVLNQMPLWKKLLVSGFHSVTCRTAGFNTIDLTSLTNATLFISMILMLIGAGSCSTGGGFKVSTVMVMALHAWKTFQGATRINFARRTIPSEVIQAATATALLFSFVAIVALTMLLVVQQSSTPHPNSPGLFLDAAFEIVSALGTVGLSTGFTGTLSDLGKLIIIALMFLGRIGPISVFAALSMTQRNTPVEYPKEEPLIG, from the coding sequence ATGGCCCAACTGACTGGTTCGATCGTCAAATATCCAGCGCGGAACCTGGTCGCGTGGTACGTGGGACTGATCGTGGTCGGGACAATCGTGCTGACGTTATCAATCTGTCGCGGAGCGGGTGCACCAGAAATCACCTTCCTCGATGCCTTCTTTACCGCGACCAGCGCCGGGTGCGTAACCGGTCTGGCCGTTCGCTCGACGCCGCACGACTTCAGTTTCACCGGGCAGTTGGCCATCCTTTTGTTAATTCAGGTCGGCGGAATCGGGATCATGTCGATCACCACCTTCGCGATGTTCAACCTGGGTAGCAAACCAAGTCTGCGTGCCCGAGCGATCCTTACCGAAACATTAGGTGCGGACGACAATACCGACCTGAAATGGATTTTGCAGCACGTGTTGCTAGTAACGGTCGTCAGCGAAGGGATTGGGTTCGCTATTTTGCTGGCACGGAATCTGTTTCTCTACGAGCCCGGCAAAGCTGCCTGGCATGCCCTGTTTCATTCAGTCTCGGCCTTCTGTAACGCTGGCTTTTCGCTGCACGACGACAGTCTGGTGAGCTTTCAGGGAGATGTCATCGTGAACGTGACGATCTCTGGGCTAATTATCGTGGGTGGAATCGGATTCCCGGTCCTCTTAGATCTCTACAAGAACTGGCGTCGCGGGCCGCTTGAAGGTTGGGTGAACCTGCACCTGCATTCCAAGTTCATGCTCTTTGGTACAGCGTTCTTTCTGCTGGCCGGCTTCGGGGGCTTTCTGTTTTTGGAATGGAACGGGGTCCTCAATCAGATGCCACTGTGGAAGAAGTTGCTGGTTTCGGGGTTTCATTCAGTCACATGCCGAACCGCGGGCTTCAACACGATCGACTTGACCTCGCTGACCAACGCAACCCTCTTTATCTCAATGATCTTAATGTTGATTGGAGCTGGCTCGTGTTCGACCGGAGGTGGCTTCAAGGTTTCGACCGTGATGGTGATGGCCCTGCATGCCTGGAAGACGTTTCAAGGCGCTACGCGTATCAACTTTGCCCGTCGTACGATTCCTAGCGAAGTGATTCAAGCGGCAACGGCCACGGCTCTGCTTTTTTCCTTTGTTGCGATTGTCGCTCTGACCATGCTGTTAGTCGTCCAGCAGTCCAGCACACCCCATCCCAATAGCCCAGGGCTATTTCTGGATGCGGCCTTCGAGATCGTGTCGGCACTGGGGACAGTGGGCCTCTCGACCGGCTTTACCGGAACCCTTTCGGATTTGGGCAAGCTGATCATCATCGCGCTGATGTTCCTAGGACGGATCGGACCGATCTCGGTATTCGCGGCTCTGTCGATGACACAGCGCAACACGCCGGTCGAATACCCTAAAGAAGAACCTCTGATAGGATAA
- a CDS encoding potassium channel family protein, with protein sequence MAPVKHFYVLGLGTFGGPLAKQLHKNGCRVTGIDSHRERVEDIKDDLYEAIIADATDFDMLQHLNLKDANAVFISMGQDISPSLLATLHVKELGAKRIIVKGVSKDHGKLLKSLGVDRVIFPEAEIAATLADRVTWPNIIDFLPIDPEYSFMEVAIPDDMVGKSLMQLNLRQQFGVWVVGIKDSMTGKLEMFPDGGYTLGCDQLILVVGKQSSLEQLRDKT encoded by the coding sequence ATGGCACCTGTGAAGCACTTTTATGTCCTGGGGCTCGGTACTTTTGGCGGACCACTGGCCAAGCAGTTGCATAAGAATGGCTGCCGAGTCACCGGGATCGATAGCCACCGAGAACGCGTCGAAGATATCAAAGACGATCTGTACGAAGCGATCATCGCCGACGCCACCGATTTCGATATGCTGCAACACCTGAACTTGAAGGATGCCAATGCGGTGTTTATCAGCATGGGGCAAGACATCAGCCCTTCCCTTCTGGCAACGCTTCATGTGAAGGAGCTAGGTGCCAAGCGAATCATTGTCAAAGGCGTGAGCAAGGACCACGGCAAGCTTCTCAAGAGCCTCGGCGTCGATCGGGTCATTTTCCCCGAGGCGGAAATCGCGGCCACGCTTGCCGACCGGGTGACCTGGCCCAACATCATCGACTTTCTGCCAATCGATCCGGAATACAGCTTCATGGAAGTAGCCATTCCCGACGACATGGTCGGCAAGTCCCTGATGCAGTTGAACCTTCGTCAGCAATTTGGCGTTTGGGTCGTGGGTATTAAGGACTCGATGACCGGCAAGCTCGAGATGTTTCCAGATGGTGGGTACACTCTAGGTTGCGATCAACTGATTCTGGTGGTCGGAAAGCAGTCATCGCTCGAGCAGTTACGCGACAAGACGTAA
- the glgA gene encoding glycogen synthase GlgA: MNVLFASSEVYPFAKTGGLADVAGALPIALQGMVDNVTVILPAFRHIYKSGLPIEELPIYFDVPVGGQVASGQLLKSYLPNSDVPIYFVKNDEYFDRPELYREAGTDYQDNCERFVFFCRSVLEAIRLLDLNIDLLHCNDWQTGLIPAYLNIEYSATHGYENIASVLTIHNMAYQGNFWHWDMLLTGLDWKYFNMHQMEFFGHLNFLKTGIVFADAITTVSPRYAEEIQSQPMGCGLEGALRERRSVLEGIVNGVDYTRWDPAADDDIAAQYDLSNWQQNKPLCKEALQKEFHLPTNPKAPIIGMVGRMADQKGFDLVAKVIRERAQTCDCQWVILGTGEPHHEAMLKELSSLYPNKIGVKVEFCEGKARRVEAGADMFLMPSLYEPCGLNQLYSLKYGTVPVVRETGGLADTITNMSPVTLETGTANGFSFREYTAEALQDILEIAITTYQEQPDTWKQIIETGMAQDWSWDRSAQQYIELYQKTLEARRNN, from the coding sequence TTGAACGTTCTTTTTGCCAGCAGTGAGGTCTATCCATTCGCCAAGACCGGGGGGCTGGCGGATGTAGCAGGCGCTTTGCCCATCGCATTGCAAGGCATGGTCGACAATGTCACCGTGATTTTGCCTGCCTTTCGACACATCTATAAGTCTGGGCTGCCAATTGAAGAGCTGCCGATTTACTTCGACGTCCCAGTCGGAGGTCAAGTCGCCTCGGGGCAACTCCTGAAGTCCTATTTGCCCAATTCGGATGTTCCGATCTACTTTGTCAAGAACGACGAGTATTTCGATCGGCCTGAGTTGTATCGCGAAGCTGGGACCGACTACCAAGACAACTGCGAACGATTCGTCTTCTTCTGCCGCAGCGTACTGGAAGCGATTCGTTTGCTCGATCTGAATATCGATCTGTTGCACTGCAACGACTGGCAAACGGGCCTTATCCCGGCTTATTTGAATATCGAGTACAGCGCCACACACGGCTACGAGAACATCGCCAGCGTGCTGACCATTCATAACATGGCCTACCAGGGAAATTTCTGGCACTGGGACATGCTGCTGACGGGCCTGGACTGGAAGTACTTCAACATGCATCAGATGGAGTTTTTCGGCCATCTGAACTTCCTGAAGACCGGCATCGTCTTCGCGGACGCGATCACCACGGTCAGTCCACGTTATGCCGAAGAAATTCAATCGCAGCCCATGGGTTGCGGCCTGGAAGGTGCCCTGCGAGAACGCCGCTCGGTACTCGAAGGGATCGTCAACGGTGTCGATTACACGCGTTGGGATCCGGCGGCCGACGACGACATTGCGGCCCAATACGACCTGAGCAATTGGCAACAGAACAAGCCGCTGTGCAAAGAGGCGTTACAAAAAGAGTTCCACCTGCCGACCAACCCCAAGGCACCAATCATTGGCATGGTCGGACGCATGGCCGATCAAAAAGGCTTTGACCTGGTCGCCAAGGTGATTCGTGAACGCGCCCAAACCTGCGATTGCCAGTGGGTGATTCTGGGAACCGGTGAACCTCATCACGAAGCGATGCTGAAAGAACTTAGCAGCTTGTACCCCAACAAAATCGGCGTAAAAGTCGAGTTTTGCGAAGGAAAAGCTCGCCGCGTAGAAGCCGGGGCGGACATGTTCCTGATGCCCAGCCTATACGAACCATGCGGACTCAATCAGCTGTATAGTCTGAAGTACGGTACTGTCCCAGTTGTCCGCGAAACGGGCGGCCTGGCCGACACGATCACCAACATGTCGCCGGTGACGCTCGAAACGGGCACAGCCAATGGTTTCAGTTTCCGGGAGTACACGGCCGAGGCGTTACAGGATATCCTGGAAATCGCCATCACCACGTACCAAGAACAGCCTGATACCTGGAAGCAGATCATCGAGACCGGCATGGCACAAGATTGGTCTTGGGATCGCAGTGCTCAGCAATACATTGAACTCTATCAGAAAACGCTCGAAGCACGCCGCAACAATTAA
- a CDS encoding galactose-1-phosphate uridylyltransferase encodes MNPSSGNELRRDPLLGFQVVIAEGRESRPQQWNATIPAPSAMRCPFCGGHEDSTPHERLVLPQNLSRKNDQEPWEVRVLPNIYPSLSPDFPEHPPQTSGPFSESVTASGIQEVIVESPKHVRSFAQLPEQNAILTFQAYQMRLNAIREEGRCRYVQLFKNNGPAAGASLEHSHSQLMATRTIPPIIEQELAAGEAYFQKTQRSFWSDLIESELAAGTRIVHADDQLVALCPYASRMPFEVTILPRASQADFGQANSTLLEQLALLLRSILVRVEKALNFPAYNYLIHTMPFDTFSPDHYHWHVEVLPRVTVRAGFEWGTGLYVNPLSPERAARILRESL; translated from the coding sequence GTGAACCCTAGTTCCGGAAATGAGCTTCGTCGAGACCCACTGCTCGGGTTTCAAGTCGTGATCGCCGAAGGTCGCGAGAGTCGTCCGCAGCAGTGGAATGCGACCATTCCGGCCCCTTCGGCCATGCGATGCCCTTTCTGCGGTGGTCACGAAGATTCCACACCGCACGAACGACTCGTTCTGCCCCAGAATCTTAGCCGCAAGAACGATCAAGAGCCGTGGGAAGTCCGGGTGCTGCCGAACATCTACCCGTCGCTCTCGCCTGATTTCCCTGAGCATCCTCCCCAAACGTCTGGTCCCTTTTCCGAGTCGGTCACGGCCAGCGGAATTCAGGAAGTCATTGTCGAGTCGCCCAAGCACGTACGCTCGTTTGCCCAGTTGCCTGAGCAAAACGCGATCCTGACATTTCAGGCGTATCAGATGCGGCTCAATGCGATCCGCGAGGAAGGCCGTTGCCGTTACGTTCAGCTGTTTAAAAACAACGGCCCGGCGGCAGGTGCTTCGCTCGAGCACTCGCACAGTCAGCTGATGGCCACCCGCACCATTCCGCCGATCATCGAGCAGGAACTGGCCGCTGGTGAGGCCTATTTCCAAAAGACCCAGCGTTCATTCTGGAGCGATCTCATCGAGAGCGAACTGGCCGCAGGAACACGGATCGTGCACGCGGACGACCAACTGGTTGCGTTGTGTCCTTATGCGTCGCGCATGCCGTTCGAGGTGACCATTCTGCCGCGCGCTTCTCAGGCCGATTTCGGGCAGGCAAACTCTACGCTATTAGAGCAGCTTGCCTTGTTGTTACGCTCGATCCTGGTGCGAGTGGAAAAGGCATTAAATTTCCCGGCATATAACTACCTGATTCACACGATGCCGTTTGACACATTCTCGCCAGATCACTATCACTGGCATGTAGAGGTTTTGCCGCGCGTGACGGTCAGGGCAGGTTTTGAGTGGGGGACGGGTCTTTATGTGAACCCACTCTCTCCCGAGCGAGCCGCTCGGATCCTTCGAGAGTCACTGTGA
- a CDS encoding alpha-amylase/4-alpha-glucanotransferase domain-containing protein yields MSNTIRLCLVLHNHQPIGNFDGVFEQAYQDSYLPFLDVFDCYPDIKIGLHTSGPLMEWLDEHHPEYLDRLATHVKNDRIEIIGGVFYEAILPMIPPRDRVGQIETYTKWLTDRLGAKIQGMWMPERVWEQPLTAEIADAGIQYTILDDFHFKNAGIPQEELYGHYVTEECGKLLNVFPGSERLRYLLPFAPAQDTIDYMHSIAEQHPGSVLVFGDDGEKFGTWPDTKAHVYDRGWLAQFFELLTANKDWLLTTTLAEASEALAPVGKTYIPEGSYREMTEWAMPAQQQVEFEDMVHELEHQEHWPQIKKYIRGGYWRNFKVRYPETDEMYCRALGISNRLHAAEQNGGDAQLLAQAKKELYRGQCNCSYWHGAFGGTYLPHLRNAVFKHLIAADNLLDKAEHKASSFIEAEVADFNLDGRKEVRLEDDKLVALMAPASGGTIYELDVRSICHNLLATLSRRPEAYHRKVLAGPSAAGGEVASIHDRVVFKQEGLDKMLQYDTYQRKALVDHFFDNNASLEQVALNNAMERGDFVGSPFDAKVRRNPDRIQVQMSRMGNAWGIPLKITKGVTMSAGSSSLEIAYLLEGLPQDQVLHFAVEMNLAGLPSGADDRYFHQADGKKLGHLGTQLDLHEVQDLGVKDEWLGIDCRWSADRPTSLWTFPISTVSQSEGGFEMVHQSVCMMPHWWVQGDAEGRWSVVMQLDIDTLLAESRLPKEIRESVNAS; encoded by the coding sequence ATGAGCAACACGATCCGTCTTTGCTTGGTACTGCACAATCATCAACCCATCGGCAACTTCGATGGTGTCTTCGAGCAGGCCTATCAGGACAGCTACCTCCCGTTCCTGGACGTGTTTGACTGCTATCCCGATATCAAGATTGGCCTGCACACCAGCGGCCCGCTGATGGAATGGCTCGACGAACATCACCCTGAATACCTCGATCGCCTGGCCACTCACGTTAAGAATGACCGGATCGAAATCATTGGCGGTGTCTTCTACGAAGCGATCCTCCCGATGATTCCGCCGCGCGATCGTGTCGGCCAGATCGAAACGTACACCAAGTGGTTGACCGATCGCTTAGGCGCCAAGATCCAAGGCATGTGGATGCCAGAACGCGTGTGGGAGCAACCCCTCACGGCAGAAATCGCCGACGCAGGCATTCAGTACACCATCCTGGATGACTTCCATTTCAAAAATGCCGGCATCCCTCAGGAAGAGCTCTACGGCCACTACGTTACAGAAGAGTGCGGCAAGCTGCTCAATGTCTTCCCTGGCAGCGAACGCCTGCGTTATCTTCTCCCGTTCGCACCGGCCCAAGACACGATCGACTACATGCACAGCATTGCCGAACAGCACCCAGGCTCGGTTCTGGTATTCGGCGACGATGGCGAAAAATTCGGTACCTGGCCCGACACGAAGGCTCACGTCTACGATCGCGGCTGGCTGGCTCAGTTCTTTGAACTGCTCACCGCCAACAAAGATTGGCTGCTGACTACCACGCTCGCCGAAGCCTCGGAAGCACTCGCGCCTGTCGGCAAGACCTACATCCCCGAAGGCAGTTACCGCGAGATGACCGAGTGGGCAATGCCGGCTCAGCAGCAAGTCGAGTTCGAGGACATGGTTCACGAACTGGAACACCAGGAACATTGGCCGCAAATCAAAAAGTACATCCGCGGCGGTTACTGGCGGAACTTCAAAGTTCGCTACCCCGAGACCGACGAAATGTACTGCCGAGCGCTGGGCATCAGCAATCGCCTACACGCCGCTGAGCAAAATGGTGGCGACGCGCAACTGTTGGCCCAGGCCAAGAAGGAACTTTACCGTGGTCAGTGCAACTGCAGCTACTGGCACGGTGCGTTCGGCGGAACCTACCTGCCGCACCTTCGCAATGCGGTCTTCAAGCACTTGATTGCTGCCGACAATCTGCTGGACAAGGCCGAGCATAAAGCTTCCAGCTTCATCGAAGCAGAGGTTGCCGATTTCAATCTCGATGGCCGCAAAGAAGTTCGTCTGGAAGACGACAAGCTAGTCGCTTTGATGGCCCCGGCCAGCGGCGGTACGATTTACGAACTCGACGTTCGTTCGATCTGCCACAACCTGTTGGCGACTCTGTCGCGTCGCCCTGAAGCCTACCATCGCAAGGTACTTGCCGGTCCTTCGGCCGCTGGAGGCGAAGTCGCATCGATCCACGATCGCGTCGTCTTCAAGCAAGAAGGCCTCGACAAGATGCTGCAGTACGACACCTATCAGCGAAAGGCGTTGGTCGATCACTTCTTTGACAACAACGCTTCGCTGGAACAAGTGGCGCTGAACAATGCCATGGAACGCGGCGACTTTGTGGGTTCACCTTTCGACGCCAAAGTGCGACGCAACCCCGACCGCATTCAGGTTCAGATGTCGCGGATGGGTAACGCCTGGGGAATCCCGCTGAAGATTACCAAAGGGGTCACCATGAGCGCCGGCAGCAGCAGCCTGGAAATTGCTTATCTGCTAGAAGGCTTGCCGCAAGATCAAGTCCTGCACTTCGCCGTGGAAATGAACCTGGCCGGTCTTCCTTCCGGTGCCGACGATCGGTATTTCCACCAGGCCGACGGCAAAAAGCTAGGACACCTGGGTACGCAACTCGACCTGCACGAAGTTCAAGATCTCGGCGTGAAAGACGAATGGCTGGGCATCGATTGCCGCTGGAGTGCCGATCGCCCGACGAGCCTGTGGACGTTCCCCATCTCGACGGTCAGCCAGTCCGAAGGGGGTTTCGAAATGGTCCATCAAAGTGTCTGCATGATGCCTCACTGGTGGGTCCAAGGCGATGCCGAAGGCCGCTGGAGCGTCGTCATGCAGCTGGATATCGACACATTGCTCGCGGAAAGCCGCTTGCCGAAAGAAATACGGGAAAGCGTAAACGCTAGCTAA